A window of the Hordeum vulgare subsp. vulgare chromosome 5H, MorexV3_pseudomolecules_assembly, whole genome shotgun sequence genome harbors these coding sequences:
- the LOC123395139 gene encoding monothiol glutaredoxin-S7, chloroplastic-like: protein MTVLPSSQPQPRLIRPLHPSPPARDLHKPPAAMAAATALAGASLPLPLSARPRPVRFSVALPRTAPPPPALRLRSVRRLAATEGGGGGVAAGMKETLDKVVTAHKVVLFMKGTKDFPQCGFSHTVVQILRSLDVPFETLDVLANDALRQGLKEYSSWPTFPQLYIDGEFFGGCDITLEAYKSGELQETLEKAMCS from the exons ATGACGGTTCTGCCATCCAGTCAACCACAGCCACGACTCATCCGTCCTCTGCATCCGTCGCCGCCGGCGCGCGACCTCCACAAGCCACCCGCCGCGATGGCCGCCGCCACGGCGCTGGCCGGCGCGTCCCTCCCGCTCCCCCTCTCCGCTCGCCCGCGGCCTGTTCGGTTCTCCGTGGCGCTCCCCCGGACGGCCCCTCCTCCCCCGGCCCTGCGGCTCCGGTCGGTCCGGCGCCTGGCGGCgacggagggaggaggaggcggagtggcgGCGGGCATGAAAGAGACGCTGGACAAGGTGGTGACGGCGCACAAGGTGGTGCTGTTCATGAAGGGGACCAAGGACTTCCCGCAGTGCGGCTTCTCCCACACGGTGGTGCAGATCCTCCGCTCCCTCGACGTGCCCTTCGAGACGCTCGACGTGCTCGCCAACGACGCGCTCCGCCAGGGCCTCAAGGAGTACTCCAGCTGGCCCACCTTCCCGCAGCTCTACATCGACGGCGAGTTCTTCGGCGGATGCGACATCACCCTCG AGGCATACAAGAGTGGGGAACTGCAGGAGACGCTGGAGAAAGCAATGTGCTCTTAG